In Gemmatimonadota bacterium, the sequence GCCACCTCGAAGCGGGCGTCGTGGTGCTCCATGTGGCGGAGCAGCGCGCGCACCAGCTCGGTCTTGCCGTGCTTGTGGTAGCCCAGGGAGGTGTAGAGCTCGTCGAGCGGCTTGCGGGGCATCAGGGTCCGGAGGAACTCCACCATGGCCCGCGGGCAGTCGAGCGCCACGTGGAAGTAGGACCGGGTGAAGGAGAACACCACGCTCACCTCGTCCGAGGTGGGGAGGACGGCGTCCATCCGGATGCCGTCCTCGTCGTGCACCAGGGGAAGCACCAGGGGGAGGAGGGTCGTGCCGGCGCGGATGCGTCCGACCAGGTACGCGCCCTTGTTGCGGTAGAACGGGGTGGGCACCATCTCGAGCGCCTCGAGGGCGCCCCCCAGGGGCAGCCGGGCCAGCTCCTCCGCGAGGCGCGCGGCCAGCAGGCGGGCGTCCTCGTCCCGCCGGGCATACGCCTCGGCGAAGGGCAGGTCGGCGAGCAGTGCCCGGAGCAGCTCCTCCAGGCTCCGCCGGCCATGGTAGGTGCGGAACACCGGGCCCGCGGCCTGGACCAGCAGGGCCTGGAAATCGGCGTCATCGAAGTACACGCCCTGGCCCGGCCCCACCGCCCGGAGCACCTGCCGCACCACCGAGTTGAAGAACGTGTAGGCGAGCTCGGCGTCGAGCCGCGGCCGGGCCTCCCGGGCATACGCCTCGCGGATGCCGCGCCACTGGGCGGTGTCGCCGGCGGCCTCGCCCAGGCCGCGGCGGAGATCGGCGACGCACCAGCTCACGAACTGCCGGTACAGCGTCAGGCGCTCGGCGGCGTCCTGCTGGCCGCCGCGCCAGTCGCGCTGCCGGAACCGGGCCTCGGCGCGGCGGGTGACCAGGAGGAACTGGCCCTGGTGCGCGTCGAAGACCGCCAGGATGCCCCGGGCCACCTCGACCGCCTGGCCCTGCCGGGCGAGGCTGTGGCGCAGTGGAGCGGCGGGATCGGGAATGGGCGCGGGCGGCATGTTAGATTCTCGGGGGTTCTCCTCGCCCCGAGGAGACGCGTCCAACTTACCACGGCCTCCCTTCCATGCCCACACCTCCCAGATACGACGCGCTGGTCGCCCCGACCACGGGCGAAGCGATCACGATGGCCAGCGGCACGCTGCAGGTGCCCGACCACCCCATCATCCCCTTCATCGAGGGCGACGGCACCGGGCCGGACATCTGGCGGGCGTCGCGGGCGGTGTTCGACGGCGCGGTGCGGAAGGCGTATGGCGGAAAGCGGGCGATCACCTGGTTCGAGGTGTTCGCCGGCGAGAAGGCCCGCGACACGCTGGACAGCTGGCTGCCCGACGACACCCTGCGCGCGATCGACTACCACCTGGTGGGCATCAAGGGACCGCTGACCACCCCGGTGGGCGGCGGCTTCCGCTCGCTCAACGTGGCGCTGCGGCAGAAGCTCGACCTCTACGCCTGCGTGCGCCCGGTGCGGTGGTTCACCGGGGTGCCCAGCCCGGTGAAGCAGCCGGAGCTGGTGGACATGATCATCTTCCGGGAGAACACGGAGGACATCTACGCCGGCATCGAGTACAAGGCGGGCACCGAGCAGGCGGCGAAGATCGTGACGTTCCTGCTGGAACAGATGGGGGCCACCACCATCCGGTTCCCCAAGACCAGCGCCATCGGGATCAAGCCGATCTCGGAGGAGGGGAGCAAGCGGCTCATCCGCTCCGCCTTCGACTACGCCGTCCGGCAGGGCAAGAAGAGCGTGACCCTGGTGCACAAGGGCAACATCATGAAGTACACCGAGGGCGGCTTCCGCGACTGGGGCTACGAGCTGGCGCGCACCGAGTACGGCGGAACGGAGATCGACGGCGGTCCCTGGTGCCGGCTGCCCAGCGGCGTCATCATCAAGGACGTGATTGCCGACGCCTTCCTGCAGCAGATCCTCACGCGCCCCGCCGAGTACGACGTGATCGCCACCATGAACCTCAACGGCGATTACATCAGCGACGCGCTCGCGGCCCAGGTCGGCGGCATCGGCATCGCGCCGGGGGCCAACATCAACTACCTGACCGGGCACGCCATCTTCGAGGCCACCCACGGCACCGCGCCCAAGTACGCCAACCAGGACAAGGTGAATCCCGGCTCGGTGATCCTCTCGGGCGAGATGATGTTCCGCTACCTCGGCTGGAACGAGGCGGCCGACCTCATCATCAAGGGCCTCGAGGCCAGCATCGGGCAGAAGCGGGTCACGTACGACTTCGAGCGGCTGATGCCCGGCGCCACCCTGCTCAAGTGCTCCGAGTTCGGCACCGCCGTGGTCGACAACATGTAACCCGCGTCACCCCCGCTCCGGTCGCGGGCCCGGCGCCAGGCGCGCCGGGCCCGCGCGCCGTTTCTCCTCTGCCCACATTCCGGCTTCACATAATCATCACGCGCGGATGGTAATTTGGAGCGTGATGGCAACCGATTCGGTCCCCATTGCGCGCCCCATCGGCCTCGCGCCACCGCCCGGGCGTTCCCTCCCCGTCACCGGGCAGGTGATTCCGTCATTTCCGCTGGTCGGGAGCCACTTCGCCCTCGGCTTCGGCTGGGCGCTCGCTGGCGCGGTGGGGCTGGCGTGGCTCGCCCCGCAGCTCGCGACGGGCAGCTTCCTCGACCCGCGGGTCCTGGCGCTCACCCACCTCTGCACCCTGGGCTTCCTCACCACGGTGATCACGGGCGTGCTGTACCAGATCTTCCCCGCCATGCTCGGTATCGGCGAACGGAGCCGATGGGTGGCCTGGATGGCGCTGGGGCTGCACGCCCTGGGCACCGCGCTGCTCGCCTGCGGCCTGCTGCTGGGGCAGCGGTCTCTCCAGTCGGCCGGGTGGTCGGTGCTGTTCGTCGCGGTGTTCGGCACCGCGTGGAACCTGCTCCCCCAGCGCCGCCGGGCACCGCGCAACCGCCAGCTCGGGCTCTACATCTCGTATGCGCACATCGGCTTCGGGTTCGCGATGCTGGTGGCCGGCGCCCGGATTGGCGATGCGCTGGGCTGGTGGACCACGCCGCGGCTGGGACTCCTCTCGGCGCACCTGCACCTCGGGCTGGCGGGCTTCGTTTCGATGACCGCGTTCGGGCTCGGCAGCCGGATGATCCCGATGTTCTACGGCAGCCCCACGCCCATTCCCGCCCGACTGGACACCTGGATGCCGCGGCTGCTCGGGACGGCGGTGCTGGCCTACGCCTCCGGCGCGGTCCTCGGCGCTGCGCCGCTCGCCTGGGCCGGGATCGCGCTCATGGCCACGGCCGGGGCGTTGTTCTGCTGGCTCGGGCTGGGGTGGTTCCGCACCCGCGCGCGGCGCGCGCTCGATCCCGCCACCGGCCTGCTCACGCTGGCCCTGACCTCACTCACCGCGGCGATCCCGCTCGGGCTCGCGACGGCCGCCCTCGGTGCGCACCAGCCGCGCCTGCTGGTCGCCTACGTGCTCGCGCTCCTGCTCGGCTGGTCCGGGGCGCTGGTGCTCGGCGTCTCGTTCCGGGTGCTCCCCACGCTCACCTGGCATCATCGCTTTGCCACCCGCATGGGCCAGCCCGGCACCCCGGCGATGCCGGCGATGCTGCACCGCGGCCTGGGCATCACTGCCGCGACGGCCGGGGCGGTGGGCCTGCTGGTCCTGGTCCCGGGCGTGGCCGCGGGGAGCGCCCCCGCCGCCCGTGCCGGCGCAGTGCTGTTCACCCTCGCCATCACGGCGACCATCCTCCACCACCTCCGGATGCTGCTGATCGGCCGCGCGCGGCCGATGGCGCCGGGAGTCCACTCATGAGCCCCACCATCGCGCTGCACCCCGACATGACGGTCGGAACCCTTGCTGAACTGCATCCCGCGACCCTGCCGGTCTTCACCCGGCACGGCATCGATCTCTGCTGCGGATCCCGGCGCTCCCTGGAGTTCGTGGCCCTGGCCCATGGCCTGGACCTCGCGGGCCTGCTCACCGAGCTGGAGGCGGCCCGGGCGGCGTAGGTAGCTTCCGGGCATGCTCGACTCCCTCGACCGGATCACCCGCCGGTTCCACGGCGCGGACAAGCAGACCCGCCTGGAACTGCTGCTCGACTACAGCAAGAAGCTCCCGCCCCTGCCCGACCGCTTCCACGCGGCCCGGGACCAGGGGCTGCATCGCGTCCCCGAGTGCCAGTCACCGGTGTTCCTCTTCCTCGAACGCGAGGGCGACGGCGTGGTCCTGCACGCCGATGCCCCGCGCGAGGCGCCCACGGTGCGCGGCTTCGTCTCGCTGCTGGCCCGGGCGCTGCAGGGTGTGCCTCCCGCCGAGGTGGCGCAGCTCCCCCCCGACCTGCTGGACCGGCTGGGCTTGGGCGAGGCACTTGGCATGACGCGTACGCACGGACTCACCGCGATGATCGGCCGGATCCGGCGGATGGCGGGAGAGCTGGCGTAGGTGGACCACGCGGCGGCGCTGGCGCGGGCGCGCCTGCTGCTGGCGGAGGCGCCGCGGGTGCTGGTGCTCACCGGCGCGGGCATCAGCGCCGAATCGGGCGTGCCGACCTTCCGCGGACCGGAAGGGCTCTGGAAGGACTTCCGGCCGGAGGACCTCGCCACGCCCGAGGCGTTCGCGCGCGACCCGCGGCTGGTGTGGGAGTGGTACGGCTGGCGCCGCGGGCTGGTGGCGGCGTGCGCGCCGAACGCCGGGCACCTGGCGCTGGCCCACTGGATGCTCGGTCGCGCCGGCGTCACGCTCGTGACCCAGAACGTGGACGCCCTGCACGAGCGCGCCGCCCGCACCGCCGCCACCGCGCGCGGCGGCGACCCGTCGCCCGCCCTGCCCATCCGGCTCCACGGTTCCATCGCGCGGGTGCGGTGCACCCGGTGCGACCATGGCGCGGAGGGCGACGACCCCGTCGACGCGACCGCGCGGGAGACCCTGCCCGCCTGTCCCGCGTGCGGCGCGCTGCTCCGGCCCGATGTGGTCTGGTTCGGCGAGGCGCTCCCCCTCCCGGCCATGCAGCGGGCGGACGCGGCGGCGCGGGAGGCGGATGCCTGCCTGGTGGTGGGCACGGCCGGCGCGGTGCAGCCGGCGGCGGGATACGCGATGGCCGTGGTACGTCGCCGCCGGCCCCTGGTGGTGGTGGACCCGGGACCGACCGCGTTCGACGGCATGGCAGAGGTGAAGCTGACGGGCAGCGCCGGGGCCGTGCTGCCCCCGCTGCTGGGATGAGCCCCGCGGGTTACTTCTCGATCGGCAGGCGCACCCCGTTGCCCCACTCGGTCCACGACCCGTCGTAGTTGCGCACCCGGGTGAAGCCGAGCAGGTAGGTGAGCGCGAACCAGCTGTGGGAGGAGCGCTCCCCGATCCGGCAGTAGGCAATGGTGTCCCGGTCCGGGACCAGCCCCTGCTCCTCGGTGTAGAGGGTGCGGAGCTCGCTCGCGGGACGGAAGGTGTGGGTCTCCGGGTTGACCGCCCGGGCCCATGGGATGCTCCTCGCCCCGGGGATGTGCCCGCCGCGCAGCGACCCCTCGTTGGGATAGTCGGGCATATGCAGCCGCTCGCCCCGGAACTCCTCGGGGCTGCGCACGTCCACCAGCTGGCCCCGGCGCTCCAGGTGGGCCAGCACATCCTCCCGGAAGGCGCGGATGCCGGCGTCGTTGCGCGGGCCGACCACGATGCCCCCCGCGGGATGCCGCGGCGCCTCGGTGGTGAGCGGCCGGCCCTCCTCGACCCAACGGGCGCGGCCCCCGTCCATCAGACGCAGCCGCTCGATCCCGAACAGGCGGAACACCCAGAAGGCGTATGTCGCCCACCAGTTGTTCTTGTCCCCGTAGAAGACGATCGTGGTCTCGGGCCCGATGCCCCTGGCCCGGAGCAGCGCCTGCATGCGGGCCTGGTCCAGGTAGTCGCGGGTGAGCGGGTCGTTGAGGTCGGTGACCCAGTCCACCTTCACGGCGCCGGGGATGTGCCCGATCTCGTACAGCAGCAGGTCCTCATCGGATTCGACCAGCCGGACGGTGGGATCGTCGAGGTGCGCCGCCACCCACTCGGTGGAGACGAGGACCTCGGGATGGGCGTAGCCGCGGCCCGCGATCGGCGGCACGGCGGGGAGGCTCTGGGTTCCGCTCATGGGATGGCTCCTGCACGGATGGCCCGACCCCCGGCGACCCACGCGGGCGACCGGGAATCGGGCCGGACAGGCAAATACGACTAAAGTTGTCGCAATGTCAAGGCAAGGCTGCCGCGGCGGGCGCTGTTGAGCATCACCTCGGCGAACGCGGCCACGACGCGGGGATCGAACTGGCTCACCACGTTCCGTTCGATCTCGCGCAGGGCGAGGCTCGGCTCCATCGGGATGCGGTCGGGCCGGTGCGCCAGGAGCGCGTCGAACGCGCCGCACACGGCGACCACCCGGGTGAGGATGTGCGGCTCGCGGGGATAGCTCAGCCGGGGATACCCGGACCCGTCCTGCCGCAGGTGGTGCTCATACGCCACCACCGCGGCGCTCTCCAGCTGCTCGCCATGCCGCAGCAGGACCCGCGCGCCTTCCAGCGGGTGTCCCCGCACCCGCGCCCGGTCCTGGTCGGTGAAGTGAGCGGCCACCAGCGTATCGGAGGGGAGCCGCGCCATGCCCACGTCGTGGAGCAGCGCGGCCAGCGCCATCTCGCGCCGCTCGTCGGCGCCGAGGCCGAGCGGTTCCGCGACCGCCATGGCGAGGAGCGCGGTGTTGAGCGCGTGGGCCGGGAGGTACTCGGCCCGTTCCGTCACCCGGAGCAGCGGCAGGCCGGGCGCCTGGCGACCGTCGACCAGCGCGCCGAGCGAGGCGCTGACGGCGTGCACGTCGCCGAGGGGCAGCCGCTCCCCGGCGCGCGCGCGCTGGAAGACGTGCCGCATCACGTCGAGCTCTTCCCGCAGGGGATAGTCACTGGCATCCGCGGGCCCGGTGTCCGGCCCCCACTGGAGGCCGCCCGGTTCGAGGCGGGGCGGGGCGGAGACGTCGGGCACCAGGCCGGCGGCGTGATCGAGGAAGGCGGCGAGCGCCCCGGCGCTCGGCTCGCCGGCGAGCACGAGGCGCTCGATCCCGCGCGAGGCGAGGCGCGCGGCCCAGGGCCAGCGCTGGAACTCCGCCAGCGGCAGTTCCCCGAGCCGCACGCCACTGGGGCCGAAGCCGATGGCGGGCTCCCGGTCGGCGAGCAGCAGTTCGCGCAGCCGGGTGAGGCAGGTCTCGTCGGCGGTGCGGCGCAGCAGCGCCTCGGACCCGGGGCGGATCCGGAGCTCGAGCGCGTGCTCCATGGCCCGGAGGAAGCGGGTGGCCTGGCTGATCATGGCATCACCCGGGGGCCGGAGCCGGAGCGGCGGCCGGGGCGGGCGGCGGCCTGGATGTCGGTGTCGCGGGAGGCCCGGGCGGTCTCGAGCAGCGCCCCCACCTTGGGGTGGCTGTGCCAGTGGAGCGCGAGGCCGCGCAGCGCCGCCAGCATCGGCGGGCTCTTGGGGGCCAGCCGCCCAAGCCCGGCGAGGCCGCGGGCCACCACCAGCCGCCGCAGCAGGCGCAACACCACCGGGTCGCTGACCGGCGCGAGCGCGGTGACCGCCATGGCGCGGAGCTCAGGGTCCAGGCCGGCGTCGCCGACGCGGGTGAGGAGCCGGGGGAGGAGTTCCGGCGGGCAGCGATCGGCCAGTGCGGCGAAGGCCAGCCGGAGCGTGGGCTCGTGATTGGTGTCGAGCGCCTCCGCCAGGCCGCGGGTGCGCAACTCGGGGTCGGCGATCGCCAAGGCGATGGCCTCGTGCCGGACCCGCGGGTCGCGGTGGCCCAGGAGGCGCGCCGGCATGAAGCCGCTCGGCAGGTCGGGCAGCCGTCCGATGAGGGCAAGCAGGTTGCGCTGCACGTACCAGGGCATGCCGTCGATTCGCTCGCTGGCCAGGGGTCCGACCCCGTTGCCGTAGCGGGCCAGCAGGTCGAGCAGGCGCAGCCGGACCCGGCGCTCGCGGGAGTGGGCCAGGGCGTCGAGCAGCGCGGGCGCGGCCTCGAGCCCGGCGCCGGGTACCAGCCGGTCGATGGAATCGAGGTCCACCGGTGCGGTATCGAGCAGCACGCGCACGGTCTGCGGGTGGAACACCCGGGCGCGGACGGCGCGGGCCACCGGGTCCTCGCGCGGAACGGTCTCGAGGATGGCGAGCAGCGCCGCCACCTGGCGACGGGCAATCATCCGGTCGGCGGCCGAGAGGGTGCCGGGCTCGAGGATGCCGCTCTCCAGCGCGAGCTTGAGCACCCGGTCGGGTTCGAGCGCCACCCGCAGGGCGGGCGCCGCGGTCTCAAGCGGGGCGACGAACCGGAGCAGTTCCTCGCTGAGGGCACGCCGCGCGGCGGTGCCGCCGGACTCATCCGCGCGCAGGGCCAGCCGGGCCAGCACCCGAAGCGCCCCGGCCGAGAGCATCCCCTCCCGCCCGTGCGCCAGCAGTTCCAGGAAGCGTAGCGCGAGCGTGGGGGTGAGCACCGGCGCCACGGCGCGCAGGAACTCCGCCTGGGCGGCCGGTGTGCCGGTGGGCGCCAGCAGCCGCCGCAGCAGGGCCGTCGGCAGCGACTCGAGGAGGTCCAGGGCCTCCTGACGCCGGGTGCGCTCGCCGTCGGGGGCGGCCGCCGGGTCGCCGGAGGCGGTGGACTCGGCCGCCCAGACCAGCCGGGAGAGCAGCCCGAGCAGCTCCACATCGCGCGCCGGATCGGCCGGTTCGAGCTCGAGCGCGAGCGCCAGCTCATGGGGATCGCGCTCCGCCCGCTCCCGGCCCGGCTCGCCGAGCACCAGCCGCTCGAGCTCGAGCCAGGCGTCCTCGGCGGTCGGCTGCGCGCTGAGCCCGACAAACCCGACGTTACGGGTGCCGGCGACGGCCACGCCGGTGATGGCCAGCGGGGTGAGCGCCTCGAGCAGCTCGGCGGCGGTCACGCCGGCCCGGAATTCGAGCGAGGCCAGCCCCGCCTGCCGGAGGTCGGCCGCCAGGTCGCGGAGCGGCTCGTACTCGGGGTTGGTCTCCATCCCTTCGACGACCAGCTGGACGGTCCCCACTTCCATGACCAGCCGCTCCCGGCCGGCCAGGGTCACGGCCAGGGCGCGTTCCAGCGCGAGGGCCTGCCCGTGGAGGCTCGGGTGGCCCTCCGGCAGGGTCCGGAGCCGGTGCATGAGCCCGGCCAGGCCGAGCAGGAGCTCGGCCAGCTGGCGGCTGGCGGGGGGGCGGGTGTCGAGGGGGGACAGCATAGGGGACCTAATCTACCCCACGGAGGCAGGGTCTGCAGCCGGGCGGCTGGCCGAGGATGCGGCAACCGGCCAAGATCGCTATAGTACGGGCCATGAGTGCACCGCCACCATACCGCCGATCCGGGGGAAACCCGGCGATCCGGGCGTGGGCCACGGGAACGACCGGACAGGCCGATGTGCTCCGCCGGGGCGCCTGGTACCCCGTGG encodes:
- a CDS encoding HD domain-containing protein, which encodes MISQATRFLRAMEHALELRIRPGSEALLRRTADETCLTRLRELLLADREPAIGFGPSGVRLGELPLAEFQRWPWAARLASRGIERLVLAGEPSAGALAAFLDHAAGLVPDVSAPPRLEPGGLQWGPDTGPADASDYPLREELDVMRHVFQRARAGERLPLGDVHAVSASLGALVDGRQAPGLPLLRVTERAEYLPAHALNTALLAMAVAEPLGLGADERREMALAALLHDVGMARLPSDTLVAAHFTDQDRARVRGHPLEGARVLLRHGEQLESAAVVAYEHHLRQDGSGYPRLSYPREPHILTRVVAVCGAFDALLAHRPDRIPMEPSLALREIERNVVSQFDPRVVAAFAEVMLNSARRGSLALTLRQL
- a CDS encoding NAD-dependent protein deacylase; this translates as MARARLLLAEAPRVLVLTGAGISAESGVPTFRGPEGLWKDFRPEDLATPEAFARDPRLVWEWYGWRRGLVAACAPNAGHLALAHWMLGRAGVTLVTQNVDALHERAARTAATARGGDPSPALPIRLHGSIARVRCTRCDHGAEGDDPVDATARETLPACPACGALLRPDVVWFGEALPLPAMQRADAAAREADACLVVGTAGAVQPAAGYAMAVVRRRRPLVVVDPGPTAFDGMAEVKLTGSAGAVLPPLLG
- the icd gene encoding NADP-dependent isocitrate dehydrogenase; translated protein: MPTPPRYDALVAPTTGEAITMASGTLQVPDHPIIPFIEGDGTGPDIWRASRAVFDGAVRKAYGGKRAITWFEVFAGEKARDTLDSWLPDDTLRAIDYHLVGIKGPLTTPVGGGFRSLNVALRQKLDLYACVRPVRWFTGVPSPVKQPELVDMIIFRENTEDIYAGIEYKAGTEQAAKIVTFLLEQMGATTIRFPKTSAIGIKPISEEGSKRLIRSAFDYAVRQGKKSVTLVHKGNIMKYTEGGFRDWGYELARTEYGGTEIDGGPWCRLPSGVIIKDVIADAFLQQILTRPAEYDVIATMNLNGDYISDALAAQVGGIGIAPGANINYLTGHAIFEATHGTAPKYANQDKVNPGSVILSGEMMFRYLGWNEAADLIIKGLEASIGQKRVTYDFERLMPGATLLKCSEFGTAVVDNM
- a CDS encoding sulfurtransferase gives rise to the protein MSGTQSLPAVPPIAGRGYAHPEVLVSTEWVAAHLDDPTVRLVESDEDLLLYEIGHIPGAVKVDWVTDLNDPLTRDYLDQARMQALLRARGIGPETTIVFYGDKNNWWATYAFWVFRLFGIERLRLMDGGRARWVEEGRPLTTEAPRHPAGGIVVGPRNDAGIRAFREDVLAHLERRGQLVDVRSPEEFRGERLHMPDYPNEGSLRGGHIPGARSIPWARAVNPETHTFRPASELRTLYTEEQGLVPDRDTIAYCRIGERSSHSWFALTYLLGFTRVRNYDGSWTEWGNGVRLPIEK
- a CDS encoding SufE family protein, with the translated sequence MLDSLDRITRRFHGADKQTRLELLLDYSKKLPPLPDRFHAARDQGLHRVPECQSPVFLFLEREGDGVVLHADAPREAPTVRGFVSLLARALQGVPPAEVAQLPPDLLDRLGLGEALGMTRTHGLTAMIGRIRRMAGELA
- a CDS encoding DUF542 domain-containing protein, yielding MSPTIALHPDMTVGTLAELHPATLPVFTRHGIDLCCGSRRSLEFVALAHGLDLAGLLTELEAARAA
- the aceK gene encoding bifunctional isocitrate dehydrogenase kinase/phosphatase, yielding MPPAPIPDPAAPLRHSLARQGQAVEVARGILAVFDAHQGQFLLVTRRAEARFRQRDWRGGQQDAAERLTLYRQFVSWCVADLRRGLGEAAGDTAQWRGIREAYAREARPRLDAELAYTFFNSVVRQVLRAVGPGQGVYFDDADFQALLVQAAGPVFRTYHGRRSLEELLRALLADLPFAEAYARRDEDARLLAARLAEELARLPLGGALEALEMVPTPFYRNKGAYLVGRIRAGTTLLPLVLPLVHDEDGIRMDAVLPTSDEVSVVFSFTRSYFHVALDCPRAMVEFLRTLMPRKPLDELYTSLGYHKHGKTELVRALLRHMEHHDARFEVAAGDKGLVMAVFALPSLNVVFKLIKDRFGPPKHTTRAQVMEKYQLVFVRDRVGRLADAQDFEGLTFRRDTFAPGLLEELLAECGSTIQAEGDQVVFRHLYTERRVTPLNLYLRQADEAHAIDAVLDYGQAIKDLAAANIFTGDMLLKNFGVTRHGRVIFYDYDELCLLTECNFRAIPAARHDDDEYSAEPWFSVGEHDIFPEEFRAFLTLPGRPGEAFLRAHGDLLTVAYWRHMQQLAERGEVVDIFPYPPGRRLRAG